The following are from one region of the Methanofollis sp. genome:
- a CDS encoding baseplate J/gp47 family protein has protein sequence MTDYGVTATGFSLQDHAAILEEMQDLAREYMGSDIDLGDPSPLGQFLKALSYEFARTWQLLESVYYSGYLDTAQGASLDAVVAILGMERNPATTAGGTVTFARSSAAPAGGLLIPAGTQVATADSSVTFSTSAAVTLVEGGTSIGAAVQADEPGAGGNVAIATITAILTPVAGIETVTNAAAMAGGADTESDAALRARTRTYAPQARATISALESALLDVDGVTAAGIVEDFDTSSITCVVSGGADEDLLAVIEATRPAGIQVSLSRPDEVSITVTATVRKLAGYTDEQVQTAVSSAINSYLSGLALGEDIEYSDVVGAILNAEGVDGLNACSATDGTTAADAFGETIAIAAGAKPAAGPHTITVAA, from the coding sequence GTGACCGACTATGGCGTCACCGCCACCGGCTTCTCTCTCCAGGACCATGCCGCAATCCTCGAGGAGATGCAGGACCTCGCCCGGGAGTACATGGGCTCCGACATAGACCTCGGAGACCCATCCCCCCTGGGCCAGTTCCTCAAGGCCCTTTCCTACGAGTTTGCGAGGACCTGGCAACTCCTCGAAAGCGTCTATTATTCAGGCTACCTCGACACCGCCCAGGGTGCCAGCCTGGACGCTGTCGTGGCGATCCTCGGCATGGAGCGAAACCCGGCGACGACGGCCGGCGGCACCGTCACCTTCGCCAGGTCCTCCGCTGCCCCTGCAGGGGGACTCCTCATCCCGGCCGGCACCCAGGTCGCCACCGCGGACAGTTCCGTAACCTTCTCAACCTCGGCCGCCGTCACCCTCGTCGAAGGCGGGACTTCGATCGGCGCCGCGGTCCAGGCCGACGAACCCGGGGCCGGCGGCAACGTAGCGATCGCCACCATCACCGCGATCCTCACCCCCGTCGCCGGCATCGAGACCGTTACCAACGCCGCTGCAATGGCCGGCGGGGCCGACACAGAATCCGACGCCGCCCTCAGGGCCCGCACCAGGACCTACGCCCCGCAGGCCCGGGCAACGATCAGCGCCCTGGAGTCGGCCCTCCTGGACGTCGATGGGGTCACCGCTGCCGGCATCGTCGAGGACTTCGACACCAGCTCCATCACCTGCGTCGTCTCGGGCGGCGCCGACGAGGACCTCCTCGCCGTCATCGAGGCCACTCGGCCGGCAGGGATTCAGGTGTCTCTCAGCCGTCCGGACGAGGTCTCGATCACCGTCACCGCCACCGTGCGCAAGCTCGCCGGCTACACCGACGAGCAGGTTCAGACCGCCGTCTCATCCGCCATCAACTCCTACCTCTCAGGTCTCGCCCTAGGTGAGGACATCGAGTACAGCGACGTCGTCGGGGCCATCCTCAACGCTGAGGGAGTCGACGGCCTCAACGCCTGCAGCGCCACCGACGGCACGACCGCCGCCGATGCCTTCGGCGAGACGATCGCGATCGCTGCCGGCGCCAAACCCGCCGCCGGCCCGCACACCATCACGGTGGCAGCATGA